A window from Pangasianodon hypophthalmus isolate fPanHyp1 chromosome 16, fPanHyp1.pri, whole genome shotgun sequence encodes these proteins:
- the zgc:174906 gene encoding uncharacterized protein zgc:174906, which produces MAVEPAGGARLIQKFKLRLIDALCGDPDFLLQHCHSSRLLTQKEYDRIKASAVPWDKARDILDYMMSKDKNRVQIFLSLLKEKDIQEAFPKLEFLKELPLSQSIATGKKRKNGKEKQPEEEVPRKQPHKVKKRSRTVTEKQLMKVARHIGTDWKEVGRVALEISSVKLEQIVEENPHSHRERVFSMLRLWSMREKELASATRLHSLLTQEEFAVTPGSIDFLLEES; this is translated from the exons ATGGCTGTAGAGCCAGCAGGTGGCGCTAGGCTCATACAGAAGTTTAAACTACGGCTGATAGATGCTCTGTGTGGAGATCCTGACTTTCTGCTCCAGCACTGCCATTCATCCCGCTTACTGACCCAGAAAGAATATGACCGCATCAAAGCTTCTGCAGTGCCATGGGATAAAGCTCGGGATATCCTGGATTACATGATGAGCAAAGACAAAAACCGTGTTCAGATATTCCTGAGTCTTTTAAAGGAAAAAGATATACAGGAGGCATTTCCTAAACTGGAATTTCTCAAAGAGCTACCTCTGAGCCAATCGATCGCTACAG ggaagaagaggaagaatggCAAAGAAAAGCAACCAGAAGAAGAAGTTCCCAGAAAGCAGCcacacaaagtaaaaaaaa GAAGCAGGACGGTGACGGAGAAGCAGCTCATGAAGGTGGCTCGCCACATTGGCACAGACTGGAAGGAGGTGGGCAGGGTGGCGCTGGAGATCTCCAGTGTCAAGCTGGAGCAGATCGTAGAGGAGAACCCACACAGCCACAGAGAGCGGGTGTTCAGCATGCTGCGGCTCTGGAGCATGCGAGAGAAGGAATTGGCCTCGGCCACTCGCCTGCACTCACTCCTCACACAGGAGGAATTCGCTGTGACGCCCGGGAGCATCGACTTCCTGCTTGAGGAGAGCTAG
- the csad gene encoding cysteine sulfinic acid decarboxylase, producing the protein MSSTVTIEHTVSKVTNGHLHVDEAELDRSVGEQFLSEAFKVILEEAVHKATDVKEKVCEWKDPDQLRALLDLELRDHGESNEKLLQRVHDVAKYSVKTNHPRFFNQLFTGVDYHALTGRLLTETLNTSQYTYEVAPVFVLMEDVVLRSLRSLVGWSEGDGIFCPGGSISNMYAMNVARYWAFPQVKTQGLWSVPRLAVFTSQESHYSIKKSAAFLGIGTENVYHVKVDESGRMIPEDLEAKIVHAKSQGAYPFFVNATAGSTVQGAFDPLESIADITERNGMWMHVDAAWGGSVLFSKKHKHLIAGIERANSLTWNPHKMLTTGLQCSVILLRDTTNLLMHCYCANATYLFQQDKFYDTHLDTGDKSIQCGRKVDCLKLWLMWKAIGSQGLADRVDKAFANTRYLVEEMKKRTGFQLVSEPQFVNVCFWFVPPSLRGKENDTDYQDKLAKVAPLIKERMVKHGSMMVGYQPLDGRVNFFRMVILSTQLQHSDLDFFLDEIERLGKDL; encoded by the exons ATGAGTTCAACCGTTACTATAG AGCACACTGTGAGCAAAGTCACAAATGGCCACCTTCATGTGGATGAAGCTGAACTGGACCGTTCAGTTGGTGAGCAGTTCCTCTCCGAGGCTTTCAAAGTGATCCTGGAGGAAGCGGTTCATAAGGCTACCGACGTGAAGGAAAAG GTGTGTGAGTGGAAGGACCCTGACCAACTGAGGGCTCTTTTGGACTTGGAGCTGAGAGACCATGGGGAATCTAATGAAAAGTTGCTGCAGAGAGTACATGATGTCGCCAAATACAGTGTGAAAACCA ATCACCCTCGCTTCTTCAATCAGCTGTTCACTGGAGTGGACTACCATGCCCTGACTGGACGCCTCCTCACAGAGACACTCAACACCAGTCA GTACACCTATGAGGTGGCTCCGGTCTTTGTTCTGATGGAGGATGTGGTTCTCCGCAGTCTGCGCTCCCTAGTGGGCTGGTCCGAGGGGGATGGCATATTCTGCCCAGGAGGCTCTATTTCTAACATGTATGCCATGAATGTGGCTCGATATTGGGCGTTTCCGCAGGTGAAGACTCAAGGCCTGTGGTCTGTCCCACGTCTGGCTGTGTTCACATCACAGGAG AGCCACTATTCGATTAAAAAGTCGGCTGCCTTCCTAGGTATCGGGACGGAAAACGTTTACCACGTGAAAGTGGACGAAAG TGGCAGAATGATCCCAGAAGACCTTGAAGCTAAAATTGTTCATGCCAAATCACAA GGTGCTTACCCGTTCTTTGTCAACGCTACAGCTGGCTCCACCGTACAAGGAGCCTTTGACCCTCTGGAGAGCATCGCTGACATAACTGAGAGGAACGGAATGTGGATGCACGTTGAT GCCGCTTGGGGAGGAAGTGTGCTGTTTTCCAAGAAACACAAACATCTAATAGCAGGAATTGAAAG GGCCAACTCTCTAACCTGGAACCCACATAAAATGCTGACGACTGGCCTTCAGTGCTCCGTTATTTTGCTGAGAGACACAACG AACCTGCTGATGCACTGCTACTGCGCCAACGCCACCTACTTGTTTCAGCAAGACAAGTTCTACGACACACATCTGGACACCGGGGATAAGTCCATCCAGTGTGGACGCAAGGTGGATTGTCTGAAACTGTGGCTCATGTGGAAAGCTATCGGCTCGCAGGGCCTCGCTGACCGGGTCGACAAGGCTTTCGCCAATACAAg GTATCTTGTTGAGGAGATGAAGAAAAGAACAGGGTTTCAGCTGGTCTCTGAG CCGCAGTTTGTGAACGTGTGCTTCTGGTTTGTGCCACCCAGCCTGAGAGGGAAGGAGAATGACACAGATTACCAGGACAAATTAGCAAAG GTGGCACCGCTCATCAAGGAACGCATGGTGAAACATGGCTCTATGATGGTGGGTTATCAGCCTCTGGATGGTCGAGTCAATTTTTTCCGCATGGTCATCCTTTCTACCCAGCTGCAGCACAGCGACTTGGACTTCTTCCTCGACGAGATTGAGAGGCTGGGGAAAGATCTGTAA